Below is a window of Trichosurus vulpecula isolate mTriVul1 chromosome 4, mTriVul1.pri, whole genome shotgun sequence DNA.
aaacataaataacTTTTAAGACACATTGCACAATTATATTTagttgtgaaaaaaaataattcaaggcATGATAGAAATAGAGCCTGGACCTGTCATTTCTTTGGTAAAAAAACATCCCAATCAAAGGACTCGCTCTCTCTCTGCCAATGTACATCAGAATCCTCTCTGCAATTAATAGTCTCAGAAAagttgcctagagtactgagaaCTTAAATGATTTTCAGTTTTCATAGGATCACACAGAAGTTGGATTTGGACTTTGTTCTTCCTTGCTCTAAGGCCAGTTGCCTAGACCCTGGGACACATTATCAGATGACAGGGAGTAATTTCATTTCAGTTCATTTCTGTGACTTAAATGGTGAAGTAGTTCTTTAGTAAGGTGTTTAAAAAACCCTCTTAAATGCAACACGACCTCAAAGTCAAATATTTTTGAGCACAGCCCCCGGAATTTCCAAGGGTCAGGTTAAACTCAAAATTAGCTTCACGTTAGTGTTCACTTGACTAATTTCACAGTTTTCTATGAAAAggtcatttgatctcacaactcACAAAGGATTCAAGAAGTTTGAAGGATGGGGCTTGCCTTTCACAATGCATTGGAATTATAGCCTTTGATGAGAAAACCATTTTCTTTTGGTTACTTAGACCACCCACAAATCATTTCTATTAACTGTGGAAAAGATGTATCCAGAAAGAATTGATCTGGAATTGCATATAGTGACCTTTATGTTGAGACTGCTTGACAAGATAAAATGACCCATAAGAGCTGAGACTGTGAGATTAGAAAGTTCACCTTCTATGAAAGTGAAcagacttcattttaaaaaaaatgtattttcaatcACAGGGTAGTTTTTGATGGGAAGTCATTATTTTATGAATCCTATAAAAATGTTTGTATTGATAAGGATATTTTACCAATGGATCTTTCATTATATTGTCTTAAATGCGAAAGCTTTTTATTCAAAAAACATTCAAAAAGCTGAAGACAATGTCTTCatggctgaagaaaaaaaaattctgatcttCTTAGAAAAGTTATCTTGAATGAAACTTTGAATTTAGTTTTCACAGGTAATCGTCACCCACATGCATCTCCTTCTTGTGGATTTCTTTTTATACTGAGCAATTGAAATGCTTCAACtggaaacaaatttaaaagagaagtcacttaatttcctgaTATTCTGCTCCCCTGACTCATCCACAAAAGATTGAAACCAGCAAACAGACAAATAAAATCTCTTTCACAAATACTTTTAAGGTAGAAATTTTGCACATGCTTTGCTACTGAAAGCAacaaatcatattttttattgttctgcttcttttttcatttgagtccaactcttcatcaccccatttggggattttttttagcaaatatACTGAGGTGatataatagtaattaaggtgggacctttaaTGCTGTTGATCtctaatgattctggcctttgtttgaatggggcagataaagtgggatgtttttttttttatttctcagcactgagacaattgggagccattgatttgtatctgatgtgatattgggggtggggaacttttccatgcccagcctgggtgaggtcagggcccttggGGCCAGAATGGGATAGATAAGCGCAAAGGTTAgtgttctctctcagagctctgagccacaggagggcCACCCtttctaatgagctccccagctgtacacccagatgttgaaaactacgaattgtatttggtctgtaattcagggtgctggctttttcccctgaactaggtggacgttatttgtatgctggattaaagtaagattgttaaccccttaacattgctttccttaagtaaagcagatcaaaaggacctgtgttggcagctttctgggtgctggttgttggtggatcttactcccccccagaagctgctagctggattgttgatacaggttatttaccattttcttcttcagctcattttacagatgaggacctaaTGCAATTAATCAACTcgatgagtgtctgaggccagatttgaactcaggtcctcctgactccggggccaacACTCTATCGACTGTACTATCAGATGCCCTAAATCATATAAAAGCCCAGTTAAATATCACAGGACATAGGTTTTGCCCCAGGAAGCCAACATCTAGAGGGAAGGAATGGTGTTTGCTCCTTAATAGAATGATGGACTCCTGCATAGTGTAATTCCCCCTGGGTGTAACTATGGGTTCAGGTATACAGAAGAGTATATAGTATAGGTGGCATCCACATGGTGGCTGAGGGAAGACTAGCCCTGGTACAGAGCTGCCACCCTAAGGACCTTGCCACTCCTTTGTGGGTCACTACTCTCTTCTCATTGGCCTCTTCCCTTTTATATGGGTTTTGGGATGGGGTTAAGAAACTTTACCACCCTCTCCATCCAATGAGTGTTCCCATTCTGTTGTTTCTTATTGCCAGGAAGCCATTCTCTGCTTTTTGTCACGTTGGAATATATTGAAATACTCCAATTTATTCCATGCATTTTACCAAAACTGTATCACTTCATTAAAGGGCTAGATCAGGCTCTCCAAGCTCCAGCCCTGTGACTGGCAACATGGCTAAACGCACCAAGAAGGTTGGAATTGTTGGTAAATATGGAACACGTTATGGTGCGTCCCTcagaaaaatggtgaagaaaattgaaattagccAGCATGCCAAGTATACCTGCTCCTTCTGTGGCAAGACCAAAATGAAGAGACGGGCTGTGGGTATCTGGCATTGTGGATCCTGTATGAAAACTGTAGCTGGTGGTGCATGGACCTACAATACCACCTCTGCAGTCACAGTCAAATCTGCCATCAGAAGATTGAAGGAATTGAAAGACCAGTAAAATCTTCTTATCAAATACCTGTAGCCCATAGTCCAACAATAAATgggttaatttatggaataaaaaaagggCTAGATCAGAGCTTACTTCTGAGCCTCCTTATCCTTCATTTCTCCCAGGGGGAGAATCAGGCTGCCAAATCTCAACCTTGGTTTCTCAAAGGCATCGTCATTTTCTATGTTATTTACTGATTCTAATATAATATGATTGCTACATAACGGACTAATAAATAAGGAATCTTAATCCCAACTTTTTATAACTTGGAGGGtgaaaaatgataaattcaaATAACTGTGTTCATAGTGTATTTCACTAATCCCTTCTGACTCCATGCTACTTTTCCctccaaatttctctctctctctctctctctctctctctctctctctctctctctctctctcacacacacacacacacacacacacacacacacacacacacacacacaaacaactgATAATATCCTTCTGTCAAATGCACAGAAGCAGCCTCAATGGCCTTGGGAAATTTACAACCACCTTGGACCTAATTTTCCCTACTGTAAAACGGTAAGATTGAAAGAGTAAGTTTATCAAAGTCTCTGGATATCACTAGATTAAGTGCATACTTTATCTCTAAATTGGCAAACCAAATGCTGCTTTGAAAGGGATTTGAAACCTGAAAAGGAAGATGGGTTTAACTTGTTATCCTTTATATCTGGAAATTTCTCTGACATGAAAGCAAtagaatctctttttaaaataaaaaataggccTGCACATGACAAAATGCCcaactaaaataattttatgatacatatttctttttaaaaaaccataaatGTGTAACAAATCAAAAATTTATAAAGCATATAGGGAAAATGAACCCCAAGTGTAGAGAAGAGTACAAGACATGTAGTTAAAGTGGGCCCAACATATGGAGAGGGACCACCTGTAGCTAGGGTTGTCTTTGTGTGCTTCATAAGAAGCCATAATAGAAAGCTCTAGCTTAtactcccaccctcccccccatccattcccaagggagactttcattcttTCTAGGAAGGGAAGCAGGATTGGCGTCACAAGCCACCCTGTTGTCATGAGAAAGAGGCGTACCTGGCTAGAATAATATTTACCTCCTCCAGTAAATATTTCTAGCCTTGGAGATATGAAAAGTTTCAATCTAACTTCTAAGTGCTTTGtcattgttggggtttttttgggggggaactcctaactccaaggcttgAATTTATCGAAGGCTTGACTTCTTTTCTAACAAATTCTAACTTCACAGTAATCACACATAAAGAATGGCAAAGAAACCAATGTATCCCAAAATAGCAATATAGTACTCCAAGAaaagaaggtatacataggagaCTATATACCAAATAATATCAAGCGAAATAATTCTCCCATTGGGAgaaaaactcagctcaagtaaAAGAGAGTATTTTAGATCTCACTCAAGGGGAAGTTCTTTATAATATCTACTGTAAATTGCTGGGAATAGGGACATATTGGAGATTGCCAGTTCCTCTGACATCTTGCTAGATTCTTTTCATCAGCTCAGAGATGAGGTTAGCTTTTTCTCtaaaagctggaagccagaagcacccaGTGCAAGTCACTTCTTGAAATTCCTGAAGAATACTTGAAGTTTTAAGAATCCTAAAGGGGGAAGATGCTTGAAGAGTCCCAAAGGGGGCTGGCACTTAAAGAGTTCCAAAGGAAGGCAGAAGCTCTCTTGCATCTCACCAACTCCATCCCACCCTTCACATAGGGaagaacattcattttttttaaagatttatttgtttatttttggttttcaatattcttcacaaattttgagttccaaattttctccccatatttcccctccctcccaccccaagatgtcatgtattctgattatccctttccccagtcttccctctctcctatcaCCCCACTATCCACCCCCCCAgccttattcctttccctcttactttcttgtagggcaagatagatttctataccctattgcctgtatatcttattttcaagttgtaggtaaaaacaattttaacattcgttttcagagctttgagttccaaattctctctcttcttccctccccacccatcccccttgagaaggcaggcaattcaatatagcttatacatgtatcattattcaaaacacttccgtaatagtcatgttgtgaaagactatatttccctccatcctatcccatttttgttcaattttctcctttgaccctgtcccttttcaaaagtgtttgcttctgattaccacttccaccaatctgtcctcccttctatcatccccccacttatccccttcacccctactttcctgtagggtaagatacccaattgagtgtgtgtgttattccctcctcaagccaaatccaataagagtaagattcactcattcccttttgcctccccccttcccttccattacaacagttttttcttgcctcttttatgtaagataatttagcccattctatctgtccatttttccttctcccaataaattcctctctcacccactaaatttattttttagatatgatcacttcattttcaactcaccctgtgccctttgtctataaatgtatattccattcaactaccctagtactgagaaaggtctcatgagttataaataccatctttccaaggaatgtaaacagttgaactttaataagtcccttatgatttctctttcttgtttaccttttcatgcttctcatgattctggtatttgaaagtcaaattttctattcagctctggccttttcatcaagaatgctggaAAATCCCCTAtctcattgaaaatccattttttttgccctgaagtattatactcagttttgctgggtaggtgattttaatcctagctcctttgactgccagaatatcatattccaaggccttcaatcccttaatgtagaagctgcaagatcttctGTTACcatgattatgtttccacaatacttgaattgtttctttctagctgcttttaatattttctccttgacctgggaactcaggagtttggctacaatattcttaggagttttccttttgggatcattttcaagaggcaattggtggattctttcaatttctattttacctccttgttctagaatatcatggcatatcccttgataatttcttgaaagatgatatctaggctcttttttggatcatggatttcaggtagtccaataagtttcaAATGGTCTCTCCTCagtctgttctccaggtcagtggtttttccaataagatattttacattgtcttctattttttcattcttttggttctatttcataatttcttgatttttataaagttattagcttccattactccattctaatttttaaggaattattttcttcagtaatcttttggacctccttttccatttggccaattctgcttttcaagcattcttctcctcattggctttttggacctcttttgccatttgggttagtctatttttaaggtgttattttattcaatattttttggggtctcctttagcaagctgttgactgttttttatggttttcttccGTCCTTCTGATTTCTGTTCCCAATtcattcctctacttctcttacttgattttcacactcctttttgaggttttctgtggcctgtgaccaattcatacttttttggaggcttttgttgtaggctctttgactttgttgatttctcctggctgtatgttttgatcttcttttttcACAAAAGTAAgcttctatagtctgaggtttttttttttttacactgtctgctcattttcccagccaattgctAGAATTTTGAGCTCTTCGTCAAAGTTTAACTCTaattccagagtggagagtgctcgtcccgagcttcaggggttttgagctctgttttcagggctacttgtaggcacccgtaaattttcagttcttccaaggtggtaagaTTCAAGGTGAGGTGTTTAgtcctctactggcctgtgctctggtctgtgagtgacctcaagtactcttttctcccttggaacttctaggaggactccctctccacagccaccacaagctctgccacaccagtgctcctcacctcaggactgccaaccaggactgagactcagatccaagcaggacaaaaccagagaatcctgcctcagtgccagcaaagagatatGTGCACACTTGCTCTGATAAGCTGCTTCTCTGtggacctggagctctggaagcagcagcggCTGCTGCAGCTGCTAATGCTGCTGCTACCACTTCCActgccactgcagccacctctgaCACCCTGGGGCTCTGGCTGGAttgtgcccttctctcacccaggtccaacagagttttccccctgatctgctaagttgtctttggcatttgggggttgagaagtctggaaactgcaacagctcagtgattcagtgctctgaggcctgctctgccagcACTGCTCTGGCCTCATCTGTGGTGGCATGCCCATGCTGGACTTTGCTCAGTtgccagcacagtgtgatagatcTTTCCCAGGGACCATTTAGGCTGTCTCGGGCTGGAGATTTGTtccactctgtcatttcatgggttctgtagctctggaatttgtttagagtcatctttacaggtatttggagggactccctgcttttactctgccatattatctcttccccttcttcattttttttaacaataaggAGAGAGAATCATACTAGAGAACTTTGGGACAGGTGTTGCAGATTATAAAACTGTATTCTGTACTAGAATCATATTGTAGTGAATAGCAAGTCAGGAATTCAAGGATTCCAGGATTGACATATACtagaggtgtgaccctgggcaagtcatttatactCTAAGTGCACCCAGAGCCTCTCAAACACCCTGAACTCCAGATGACTTGATTATCTTCCTGGGCAAAATTTCCACATTGTGAATTCCTTACGTGGATGAAACCACAAAACCAATCCCATACCTTctactccctacccccaccccccaccccccaccaaatagtttttaataaaattatgaaatttaaaaagagaaacaatacAAAATTTAGGCTTTGAAAAATGTTAATGAAAAATTCagttgtctcagtttcttccagatagatagtattttatttcccaattCCCAGACTTTCCTTCTCATTCCATTCTCATCACAATCATAGAATATATTGTAAGCTCAGGAATATAGACATCTTGAAATTCTAAAAATGgatttgatttttcctttgtttcactgggacacacttttctttctttccttcacttgATGAGTATTTGGCAGTTAATTTGACCTTGTGTAATCAcatattttttcttcccctttcctcctatgggaaataaaaaggaaaaaaaaataaaggtagaaAAAGATGCAGCAATTCATCCTACTGGAGTTCACTCACTTGAAAACTCTGAGAATTTCCATTACCAACTAGTCTGCTCACAtttctgaagaattgaaaataagACTTTTCTAGAAACTATTTTGTCGTGTAACTATATAATGCTCCCTCCAATGAATAACAATACAGCCCCAGAATGGTTTTCAATTCCTATTTCTGGTATATTGATTGTCTAATatggatttttttgtgtgttaaaTTTGGTTTCACTAAAACACTTAAACTAAAGAGGAAATTATccaaggaaagaataaaatactaaagaCTATTGTTTGGTGCTTTTACCCAACAATTTGCTCTTTTGAGATTAAGGATTGTGCTTTCCACTGATGCTAATTAATTTCCATTCCAATTTAGCAGACAATATGGGCTGTTAATGATTAGTCAATTAACCTCCAAGCATCAAAGTAACAGGTGAACCTCTGAGAAACGTAATGACCTAATTGCATTCCTTAGCCAACAGAATTAATAGTCTACAAGTGGATTTCCTTCAAGAAGGTGAAAAAAATGGTTGGAAAGAGAACAAATCTGAAACACATGATACGTTGTGAGTAATGAGAAATGGTTCCAAACATGAGCAGTCCAGCAAAATGGGGTACTTTCtaacaatttaaaattattatctaaagggttcttcagcattttttaaagatgatacACAAGTGATAAGTGTATTTAAGCTCTCTTACTCCTGAGAACTGCGATTTCACTCATCTTCCTGGGAAATGTGGAAGCCCATTCTCCATTAAATAGAAATATGATGACATTAAATGGGAATAAGACCAAACAATAATTGACAACATGTCCCCTtttaagataacacaaaatatctgattttttttttcttttcctctttcctttctgctcttcttctcttcttatttcactttttcttccctttcctcactaGTCAATATTGGATTTTGCTTCCACTGGACATTTGATTTCTGAAGAACTCAAATGAGGTTTTGtttctgaaaataaatttaagaagtgGAGACGGCATATACTGGGTATATCAGTATACTAATATCAAACTTCAACTTTGACAGAAAATATTCTAAACTCTTACACTTGTTAAAGACTATTAGTCATGAACTGGAAATTTTTGTGTAAATTTCTAATGtaaatttcaagaaataatattCAAATTAACCTTTCCTGCAacaattaaatttcttttaaaaacagactaattaatctttttgtttctttctagctgtagATTTGCTACCTAGATGACATTTCAatcagaaaatggaaaaaaatacttgcCTTTATAATTGTGTGTTGGCAATACTTCAATAGGCTGATCCCTACCGTCACCCCTATCTTGCTGCCAAGATTGCTAGTGATTTATCTCTTAAAGGCATTCTCTGAACAACCTGTCTTCTAATTCCTTTCAACTTGCTCCTTTCGATTAAAAAGCAGTCCAGCATCTTCCTCTAggccatttttttaaagattgtttcTCCAAAATCACTTGGAACTCAAGGGGCTTTTTGCTTATGAACATTATTTGAAATTAACTCCTCAGTAGTTGCTTTTCTATAActgttaagaaaaagaaatccttacTTTGCTCAGTATGTAATGTTTGATATACAAAAGTCCCAGGAGAAAGCCCTTTAACATAGATTCCAGTGCTTTTACAACCAAAATAACATGACTTTTCAGCATTTGCTATCATAGCCTGTATTACTGTTTCAAAAGTTTCAGTTTGGTATGGTTttaccacacacacaaacacacacacacacacacactctctctctctctctctctctctctctctctctctctctctctcacacacacacacacacacacacacacacacacacactgtgttggtaaacaaaatgggctcttagcactcagttcaaccaagtgcccttgaagagtttggcctttgtttccttgattagatttggcagtcctcggtgacctccttgcctcaggggagagcctagtttacacatgagtttgagtgacatgtttgggacatcggaggcttttagaccacatcacctctttgtgatgattctaggtgaTGTGGGCatgtcgcatgtgtgactcaccctcgaccctgaaaaagatatacaacCAGAGCTTGgtgttctcttttttggagctcttacccacagcagtggtggcacatgtgactctgggccagcccttgttatgagctcccgggctgaacctagatgttggtaactatgaattatattgggtctgtctgttgatgtttttaatttgtttgtatttgttctgaagttcagggtactggctttttcccctggactaagtgaatggtatttgtatactgaattaaagtaagcttgtcaacccctcaATGTtgcttccttagtaaagcagatcaaaagaacctggcctttggcagcattcttgctattgggcttgtgttggtctttcaccacccccccacaacagctgctagctggattgttgaaacacacacacacacacacacacacacacacacatacacacgcacttTGCCACTTAAATTTATAAAACCCTACTGAGTATATACTGAAAGCTAATGGCTGTTGCATAGAATAGTTAACAGAATTATGAATTATGGTTCTCTTTACTGTCACATTGTTAAGACTGCTATTTAAGGAAGACTGTATGCCTTCATTAAAAACATATTGAAAAGGGAAACTGATCCCCCATATTTGTAAGATTCTAATACAGCATATATGACAAATGTAAAAGATTTTCCATTGGCTAGTAGTAACtcaattaaaaaatagaactacTTTAAGCAAAGAAAACTTAGTTTGGAGGCAGCTTTAAGAGAAGGTGAATTAGTGGATTTCCTATACATTTTCCCTAGCTGTGGATCATGCTATAATAAGAAGACAAGACATTCTTATTTTTGATAGCTACAATTGAGATTTTTTAAACttgtacatttaaaataaatataactagACTATGCACACAactatttttctttcataaaaattCCAGTATTTGATGTTTGTGTGAAACGACCCCTCTATACTTATAGAGGGACAGCACAAGAAATCACCAGAAATTTGTGAAGAAAGTATTGATATGgcacatttatatctttttttgaaGTTTTCAGAAACTTTCTTCTAGCAACCCAATTAGTTTTGTAGTTGAGGCATTATTGTTGCATTCTCCTGACAAAGACcctgagaatcaagtgagatgcTGTACCCAGATCTTTCACTCCAAGATCAAGGCTCCCTGGAGTAAACCCTCCTGGTTTATGTAAGTTGGTAAATAAGGTTCATTTTAGAAGGACTCCTTGTATTTTACTCAGTTAAAGGTATCAATGGCAAAAGCAACCCCTTGCCAACAACCCTAATATGAATTAATGCAAATATGGAAAGATCAGAAAGTCAGTTACTTCACAAATTTGGAATTCTTAGGATTTAGTTATCTTTTTGCTAGTGATGACTTAAAGGATTGttatttttcaagaaaatttattttttttttattttttaaacaaatagctTAAGTATTTTATTGGTTTGCAACTAAGCTCATTAAcactatataataaaaatgtacaaAGGATAACATTGTAGCTTTTTGGTTAGATTTAAGTCAAAGACATTCATCAATAGGCAGTCTGCAAATGAGACTATTCCAAAAGGTTTCTCTATGCCGTCTGATCAAGAACGAT
It encodes the following:
- the LOC118848143 gene encoding 60S ribosomal protein L37a, which codes for MAKRTKKVGIVGKYGTRYGASLRKMVKKIEISQHAKYTCSFCGKTKMKRRAVGIWHCGSCMKTVAGGAWTYNTTSAVTVKSAIRRLKELKDQ